The following proteins are co-located in the Myroides profundi genome:
- a CDS encoding DUF58 domain-containing protein — protein sequence MFKLFKQLYLQKRVYMVLGAIIALFVLAFIFPILYKVVWGLFVLFFAIILVDITLLFNKKNKVNAVRILPEKLSNGDDNTIYISIENKYNITVQCDIIDEIPFQFQKRDFEITKTLAPKEQKTLSYTLRPTTRGEYVFGRLNVYISSPLKLVSKRFIFCDDVTLATYPSFIQMKKYDLIAFSKNKYAFGMKKIRKIGTTTEFEQIKEYVLGDDIRNINWKATAKSSQLMVNQFQDENTESVYNIIDRGRVMQMPFNGLSLLDYAINSTLALSNVILKKNDKVGLMTFSENITNQLPAESKISQLQKVMEQLYRVNTNFVESDFGKLYAHIRHKITHRSLIILYTNFESLSSLKRQLPYLRAIAKNHVLLVVFFENTELTKLTEKKAKNTDDIFDKVIAEKFNFEKRLIVNELTKYGIQSILTAPEELSINTINKYLQIKAKGTL from the coding sequence TATAGCTCTATTTGTACTTGCCTTTATATTTCCAATACTGTATAAAGTTGTTTGGGGGTTATTTGTATTATTTTTTGCTATCATATTGGTAGATATCACCCTGTTATTCAATAAGAAGAATAAAGTAAATGCTGTGCGTATCTTACCAGAAAAGCTATCTAATGGTGATGATAATACCATCTATATCTCCATTGAGAATAAATATAATATCACAGTACAATGTGATATTATAGATGAGATCCCTTTTCAATTTCAGAAAAGAGATTTTGAAATCACTAAAACCTTGGCTCCTAAGGAACAAAAAACACTTAGCTATACCTTAAGACCTACGACTAGAGGAGAGTATGTCTTCGGGAGGTTAAACGTATATATATCTAGTCCTCTTAAATTAGTATCTAAAAGATTTATTTTTTGTGATGACGTTACTTTAGCTACCTACCCTTCTTTCATTCAAATGAAGAAATATGATCTGATTGCTTTTTCTAAAAACAAGTATGCTTTTGGGATGAAGAAAATCAGAAAGATTGGTACTACTACTGAGTTTGAACAAATAAAAGAATATGTATTAGGAGATGATATACGCAATATTAACTGGAAAGCGACTGCTAAATCTAGTCAATTAATGGTCAACCAGTTTCAGGATGAGAATACAGAGTCTGTTTATAATATCATCGATAGAGGGCGTGTGATGCAGATGCCTTTTAATGGTTTGTCTTTACTAGATTATGCGATTAACTCTACCCTAGCCTTATCTAATGTTATCCTTAAGAAAAATGACAAAGTAGGATTAATGACTTTCTCAGAGAATATCACAAACCAACTTCCTGCTGAAAGTAAAATAAGTCAATTGCAAAAAGTCATGGAACAATTATACAGAGTCAATACTAACTTTGTAGAAAGTGACTTCGGAAAACTATATGCGCATATTAGACATAAGATTACACATCGTAGCTTGATTATTCTTTACACTAATTTTGAATCCTTGTCTAGTTTAAAAAGACAGTTGCCTTACCTAAGAGCTATTGCAAAAAATCACGTTTTATTAGTCGTTTTCTTTGAGAATACAGAGTTAACTAAACTCACTGAAAAAAAGGCTAAAAACACAGATGATATTTTTGACAAAGTAATTGCAGAAAAATTTAACTTTGAAAAGCGTTTAATAGTAAATGAATTAACCAAATATGGTATTCAATCTATACTAACTGCTCCAGAAGAATTATCCATAAACACGATTAATAAATACCTGCAAATCAAAGCTAAGGGTACCTTATAA
- a CDS encoding TrmH family RNA methyltransferase, which translates to MIKKIESSQNTLIKSIVQLQEKSRNRKQSGTFVIEGLREIELATKGGYSLKTLLFYPDLVSETSLRPFISRETELIEISKDVYQKLAYRDTTEGVIAIAHTKSLDLEDLKLSENPIILVAEATEKPGNLGAILRTADAANIDAVIIANPKSDIYNPNVVRSSVGCVFTNQIAMASTTDAIAFLKKHNINIYCATLQDSTSYHTRDYKEATAFVVGTEATGLTQEWRDASTKNIIIPMSGVIDSMNVSVAASILLFEAKRQRDFK; encoded by the coding sequence ATGATTAAAAAAATAGAAAGCTCACAAAACACCTTGATTAAAAGCATTGTTCAACTTCAAGAAAAATCTAGAAATAGGAAACAATCGGGTACATTTGTTATTGAAGGGCTTCGAGAAATAGAATTAGCAACTAAAGGAGGATATTCATTAAAGACTCTTTTATTCTATCCTGACCTTGTGTCTGAGACCTCTCTACGACCTTTTATTTCAAGAGAAACAGAACTAATAGAAATATCTAAAGATGTATATCAGAAACTAGCTTATAGAGATACAACTGAAGGGGTAATAGCTATCGCACATACAAAATCATTAGACCTAGAGGATCTAAAGCTTTCTGAGAACCCTATTATCTTAGTAGCTGAGGCTACAGAGAAACCTGGAAACCTAGGTGCCATACTTAGAACTGCTGATGCGGCTAATATAGATGCTGTCATCATCGCTAATCCTAAAAGTGATATCTATAATCCTAATGTAGTGCGTTCTAGTGTAGGATGTGTTTTTACAAATCAGATAGCCATGGCTTCTACAACGGATGCTATTGCCTTTCTAAAAAAACACAACATCAATATCTACTGTGCCACATTACAAGATTCGACTTCTTATCATACGAGAGATTATAAAGAAGCTACTGCCTTCGTAGTAGGTACTGAAGCTACTGGACTTACGCAAGAATGGAGAGATGCTAGTACTAAGAATATTATCATACCAATGAGTGGTGTGATAGACTCCATGAATGTATCTGTTGCTGCTTCTATCTTACTGTTTGAAGCAAAACGCCAACGAGATTTTAAATAA
- a CDS encoding SEL1-like repeat protein, which translates to MGHRHIVTNIDLTSQGEVEYHFVGEWKYEIPLFFFPLFCIPVQSKELKNYSLKPSYLLYFRMKEAMPLFEQFHQWIQSNIDILVPKEHQPAYFESYQKQLYYFNNLEGDSLVLDGSDVYNMSEGSHKALAKEYLATLERLATEFKELLDSNASVEQFNNSDIASYFFPFSTFQEYLNNDSANYGWDWLEVAFQPNYDFLHFEENEHWGIKKLDGKIILPAIYDGIGEFEESGLAYIILNDKCGLIDKTGKIVLEPVWDYVSDTGVTYVQSNTDDPEDYDTIITCSLKKEEKYALYNLTSQSYITEFIYDKIELLNEQYYNVLQGELYAVFNYKGEECIPFTSTAPFEYYYQYFCGKQGEKDIMYSNEYSFIGNFDFNDITDIGTGNCLLVPSINGPKLKKIINAQGELVLDNVKTAEGLTEKCIKVITDAGISIYDLELQQNLFEPIKGRIEKYILMDINLRIGEVYVSSGKKKGIYDCNRRVWTTPLQVCTDLKNVSDDLYALKNNQWSLTKTEEETPLIEGCSYITIHPLNKNTYPVIIYKENSIYTWLDNSLQLLSNTQLIALATRMHYNQEGEVGLFKPSFTAQSKQFTLRDYKGLEPFYITKIKDYYLENDFTELYEQLLSFAEELNNADLLQDLGYKYLTEEEHLDYPKALKLFLKASELGNHYSATNIGYMYFEALGVAYDSAKGLEYYKLGAERGNNQAKLNLAYIYYEGAEGVEIDFKEALKYFLPLDKTWDFYVANYIADCYYLLGEYKKALKYIKKDLKEEDHLGSFLMGKFYNLGYEVKQDTAKAIEYFEQAVAKGYVHAATDLLYIYAYDEEFKNSEKLAYYLEIAKENDLYIPIELQEKGFLKKLLGKWFK; encoded by the coding sequence ATGGGACATAGACATATAGTAACTAATATAGACTTAACATCACAGGGAGAAGTAGAATATCACTTCGTAGGAGAGTGGAAATATGAAATACCTTTATTCTTCTTTCCTCTATTCTGTATTCCTGTACAATCTAAAGAGTTAAAAAATTACAGTCTAAAACCTTCTTACCTTCTATACTTCAGAATGAAAGAAGCCATGCCTTTATTTGAACAATTTCACCAGTGGATACAATCGAATATAGATATACTCGTTCCTAAAGAACATCAACCTGCTTACTTTGAGTCTTATCAAAAGCAACTATATTACTTCAATAATTTAGAAGGAGATAGTCTTGTACTTGATGGTTCTGATGTCTATAATATGAGTGAAGGTAGTCATAAAGCTCTAGCTAAAGAATATTTAGCTACATTAGAGCGATTAGCTACTGAGTTTAAAGAACTATTAGATAGTAATGCTAGCGTAGAGCAATTCAACAACTCTGATATTGCAAGTTACTTCTTCCCTTTTAGTACATTCCAAGAGTATCTTAATAATGATAGTGCTAACTATGGATGGGATTGGTTAGAAGTTGCTTTTCAACCAAACTATGACTTTTTACACTTTGAAGAGAACGAGCATTGGGGAATAAAAAAGCTTGATGGAAAGATTATTCTACCTGCTATTTATGATGGAATTGGGGAGTTTGAAGAAAGTGGATTAGCCTATATTATTTTAAATGATAAATGTGGATTAATAGATAAAACAGGAAAGATAGTTTTAGAACCTGTTTGGGATTATGTAAGTGATACAGGTGTCACTTATGTACAAAGTAATACTGATGATCCTGAAGACTATGACACCATAATAACTTGTTCTTTAAAGAAAGAAGAGAAATATGCACTATATAATCTTACATCTCAATCTTATATCACAGAATTTATCTACGATAAAATAGAGTTACTAAATGAGCAGTATTACAATGTACTGCAAGGAGAATTATATGCTGTGTTTAATTATAAGGGAGAAGAGTGTATACCGTTTACCTCTACTGCTCCATTCGAATACTACTATCAGTACTTCTGTGGTAAACAAGGAGAGAAAGACATTATGTATTCTAACGAGTATAGTTTTATAGGTAACTTCGATTTTAATGATATCACGGATATTGGGACAGGTAATTGCTTATTAGTTCCTTCTATAAATGGCCCAAAACTCAAGAAAATTATTAATGCGCAAGGAGAACTTGTCTTAGATAATGTAAAAACAGCAGAAGGGCTTACAGAGAAGTGTATTAAAGTAATCACTGATGCAGGAATATCTATCTATGATCTTGAGTTACAACAAAACTTATTTGAACCAATAAAAGGACGTATCGAGAAGTATATCTTAATGGATATTAACCTTAGAATAGGCGAAGTATATGTAAGTTCTGGCAAGAAAAAAGGTATTTATGATTGTAATAGACGAGTATGGACTACTCCATTACAAGTTTGTACAGACTTAAAAAATGTATCAGATGATTTGTATGCTTTAAAAAATAATCAATGGTCATTAACAAAAACAGAGGAAGAAACGCCTTTAATAGAAGGATGTAGCTATATAACAATACATCCTTTAAACAAGAATACCTACCCTGTTATTATTTACAAAGAAAACAGTATATATACTTGGCTTGACAATAGTTTACAACTATTATCTAATACACAATTGATAGCGTTAGCTACTCGAATGCATTACAATCAAGAAGGTGAAGTAGGATTATTTAAACCGTCTTTCACAGCTCAATCAAAACAATTTACACTAAGGGATTATAAAGGTTTAGAGCCTTTTTATATTACTAAGATTAAGGATTATTACTTAGAAAATGACTTTACTGAGTTATATGAACAGTTATTGAGTTTTGCCGAAGAATTAAACAATGCAGATCTTTTACAGGACTTAGGCTATAAGTATTTAACTGAAGAAGAACATCTTGATTATCCTAAAGCATTAAAACTATTTTTAAAAGCTTCTGAGCTTGGCAATCACTATTCTGCTACCAATATTGGTTATATGTATTTTGAAGCCTTAGGAGTAGCCTATGACAGTGCTAAAGGATTAGAATATTATAAATTAGGAGCTGAAAGAGGAAATAATCAGGCAAAACTGAACTTAGCTTATATTTACTATGAAGGCGCAGAGGGAGTTGAAATAGACTTTAAAGAAGCACTAAAGTACTTTCTACCTTTGGACAAAACATGGGACTTCTATGTAGCAAATTATATTGCTGATTGTTATTACCTCCTTGGTGAGTATAAAAAGGCATTGAAGTATATTAAAAAAGACCTGAAAGAAGAAGATCACTTAGGTTCTTTCTTAATGGGAAAATTCTATAACCTAGGTTATGAAGTTAAACAAGATACAGCTAAAGCCATTGAATACTTTGAACAAGCTGTTGCAAAAGGTTATGTACATGCAGCTACTGATTTGTTGTATATTTATGCCTATGATGAGGAGTTTAAAAACAGTGAAAAGTTAGCCTATTACTTAGAAATAGCTAAAGAAAATGACCTCTATATTCCTATAGAGCTACAAGAAAAGGGCTTTCTAAAGAAATTATTAGGTAAATGGTTTAAATAA